The genomic stretch aatctctttcaacaactatTCAAATCTGATATTCAACTTAGGgaaaaaatatcattcaatacatcaacaatcttttatcatatataagagtcaaatgaaatacatacacaaataggaatagctactacctccaatcttgacaaaatggggtttagctcctcatcatcattttggaaagtaaaatgcaatggaagaaaactctgtttttctctcttacaaaattATCAAAAACTATCAATGAATGTGTGAATAATCAATAATGAATAATTTCCATTCTGAttttctaaaagggttgacatttcctaaaatgatcattttcatccaaagcagaaaagctcCCCTAAGGCAaacaccaaaatggcaaaaccagtTGGCCTTGAAAACAACACCCTTGGCCaaaaacagcttgctggattcgcaggcttcgcggcgcgaactgaagctacctcagcttccttgctttgcaagcttcatccaaataGTCTTCCAAGTGATGTTCTTCAAAAttaggcctccaaattgcattcaacacttcttccaaattataATTGTGCATTCCAAAGCTATCTTgcccaaaaattctacaaaactaacaaatatgtgaaataactattcaaaacaacataaattaaacctaattgcatttatacaaaatagtgagaataaaagtgtgtaattacatcaaaacttggtaaaagggaccaataaaatgatataaaaagtagtactaattggtccctaacaatgAGCTTAACAAAAGGCACAAATAAGTAGGGCAAATGAATGCTTGAGTTGGAAATGGCATAGGTGCAAAGTGAgggtcatgacaaggttttggGCATTTTTGGCAACTTAGTATCTTCCACAATTGAGGTCCTTAGAAGTTGAATTGATGTTTGAGTCTTGAAGCAAAGTTGTATAGGAGTTCATTTGTGACATTTGGATTGAAGTATATTGTTAAttggttgagaaatgagaaagttatggtgTTTGGACCAACAACATGTAACACTTGCAAACTAGGTCAACCAATTATGCACCAACTTGTGCAATTTTGAGGTCTTCTTGCATCCAATGGCAAAAATGGTGATCAATTGAATATCATTTTAAGAGATCTTGATTGACACTTGAATAAAATTGAAGATTTGATGAAATGATATGGAAATAAATACATgaaccattcttgaatcaatgAATCAAATTTGAATCTTTCTTGACCAAAATGAGACATTATCTTGAGATAATGATCATATGACCTTCAATTGAACTTGCTTTGAAGCACAATCACACATTGCCTCTCCTTTGTACACCTAAATGaacaaaaagaaaaaatcaaGTACCTCATATCTTTGGTGTTTTAGTTAGATGACATGTGATAAGTACAAAACCCTAATCCCATGCTCAAACCCAAGAAGTGCCCATGCTTGTGAATCAATGACCAAATGAAATGTCCATGCTAGTGGGTTTGCACGATATGATCACATGTATGCAGATGAATCACAAACAAAAAAGGAAAATGGAAGGGTAATCTTTTGGGCATGACAGTGACAAAAGTGAAACTATTGTTCATATGATATCATTCAACAAGAGCCTACAAAAAAATACAATCTGGTGACTCAAAAGGTGCACATTATTAGATATGTGATTATTAATGAAGCATAAGTATGGAAATGATGGTACACGGTAGAAAATGGAGGTAATGTCAACCATAACTTCATTAAACCTAATCAAAGTGGGAATTCAAATGAAGCTAATGACGCTGAAGAAACCGAAGCACTTAATGATGGACCAAGAAAATCTCAAACATATGTAAGGCCACAAAGAATAAATCAAGTTCCCACAAAAATTGTAGAATGTTAGCTATTACCTAATAGTGGAGTTAGTTATGAAGGTGGACTCGTTCATTTTTCTTTTCTAGCTGATTTCGAGCTTATAAACTATGATGAAGCAATACATAATGAAGTATAACGGAAGGCTATGATTTTAGAGCTCAAATCACTAATCCAATTGAATGACAGGTCATAAATAAAACTTCAAAGCCAAATCCACTTAAGgctgtaagacccaaattttgaccctaagatccctcatgttatctcatcatatgcattggcattggaatcacaccttggcatcctccttacccctcattcattgggtttgtattgggagagatcaccaagcaccatttgattgtatcatactttgtattttatccttttactaaccaaaataccaaaaatatgtctttgcatttgcctaactcttttgtaggtagtgcactTGCCCACCTTTGATTCACCAAGCTCATATCTAGgatttaagaccctcattgctaaaaTCTAAATCAAGAATGATCTACAATGTCTCTAggtatcatatatggatccccatgatctccacatgttattttgatcaagaaatcatcaagagtttggaattggtttgccttggaaaccctagttcatctgggtatcttgtgtaacttcttcaacaagcttcttcaacaattgatcaaatatttaaaggtatacttaaaatttcatcatattatgcatatatgatctcccatgagtctcaaaagtcaagagaattgcaagctagcaagttggttgatggtagttaaccagaggaattcatctgatcaaaactggggttccctagaccctatctcctacaatgtttatcatatcaaaattattccaagatcaaagtcACTCTAAAttatattccaaacaactttcatgttgaggtctagagctagttttgcttggaaagtcatttcttatggtgaaagattataggtcattttgtctaaaccctaatttggagatcaaattcccaagaccataacttgctcaatttttatgagatgaaagatttacaattttcaaaatcaaattcaatatgtctatTTCAATGAATCAATGAATCAAATTTGAATCTTTCTTGACCAAAATGAGACATTATCTTGAGATAATGATCATATGACCTTCAATTGAACTTGCTTTGAAGCACAATCACACATTGCCTCTCCTTTGTACACCTACATGAACAAAAAGAACAAATCAAGTACCTCATATCTTTGGTGTTTTAGTTAGATGACATGTGATAAGTACAAAACCCTAATCCCATGCTCAAACCCAAGAAGTGCCCATGCTTGTGAATCAATGACCAAATGAAATGGCCATGCTAGTGGGTTTGCACGATATGATCACATGTATGCAGATGAATCACAAACAAAAAAGGAAAATGGAAGGGTAATCTTTTGGGCATGACAGTGACAAAAGTGAAATTATTGTTCATATGATATCATTCAACAAGAGCCTACAAAAAAATACAATCTGGTGACTCAAAAGGTGCACATTATTAGATATGTGATTATTAATGAAGCATAAGTATGGAAATGATGGTACACGGTAGAAAATGGAGGTAATGTCAACCATAACTTCATTAAACCTAATCAAAGTGGGAATTCAAATGAAGCTAATGACGCTGAAGAAACCGAAGCAGTTAATGATGGACCGAGAAAATCTCAAACATATGTAAGGCCACAAAGAACAAATCAAGTTCGCACAAAACTTGTAGAATGTTAGCTATTACCTAATAGTGCAGTTAGTTATGAAGGTGGACttgttcatttttattttctaGTTGATTTTGAGCTTATAAACTATGATGAAGCAATACATAATGAAGTATAACGGAAGGCTATGATTTTAGAGCTCAAATCACTAGAAAAGAATCACACCTGGAAGTTGGTTGATTTACCTTAAAATGAAGAAAACTATTGATGTGAACTGGATCATTAAAGTCAAGATGAATCCATAATGTACAATTTCAAAACATAAGGCAAGGCTAGTGGTTAGAGATTTCATGCAGAAATATGACATTGATTAGTTTTTGCTCATGTGGCAAGAATGAAGATAGTGGGGCTAGTTATGGTATTAACTAGTACTAGGAATTGGTTCGTCTATCACTTGGAAGCAAAATATGCCTTTTTAAATTGTCCTTTATAAGAAATAAATTTTTCACTCAATCGCCTAAAGTTGAAGTAAAGGGTAAAGTAAAGGGTAAGGAGCACATGATATATAAGTTGCATAAAGCTATACATGGATTAAAGCAAGCTCCTAAACCATGGAACACAAGGATTAACTTGATTTTATCCAACTTGGATTCAAAAAATGCAAAGTTGAATATGATATATATGTGCAAATTTCCAACAACTCAAGAATCATGATGACATGTTTGTATGTGGATGCCTTACTCATCACTAATATTCATTTTTCCGAGATTGAGAATTTAAAAGACAAAATAAAATCTAAATTTAAGATGATTGATTTAGATAAAATCCCATACTTTCTTCAAATGGAATTTGTGAAAGCCAAGGAAGACATATTGATGCATCACCAAAGATATGTAAATGATATGTTGGATGTACTTCAAATGATTGATTACATCATTATCATAAATCTATCATAAACAAATACAAAATCTAACAGATGTATTAATTATGAGAAGGTAGAGGCAACCATGTTGAAGCAAATTATAGGTTCATTGAGATACTTATACAATAGTGGACTTGACATCTACTATGCAATAAGTAACATGAAGTTTGACTTGTTATTTTCATATCTGGTGAAAGAGAAGAATGCATAGTGGATGAGATATTTAGATTATGATTTGTGTGGGACCAATTTGATATAATGAGTACTTTAGGCTATGTGTTTAAGTACAATGATGCAACCATATCTTGGTGCACTATGAAACAACATGTCATTTCATGATACTCATGTGAAGACAAGTATATTGCTAGCACGCTTGCTTCTTGTCAAATAATTTGGCTAGACTCTTTGATGAAGGAGCTCAAACATGAAGTGCGGAAGTCGTTGAAGCTCATGATTGAAAATATATTAGCTATAAATCTAGTCAAGAATCCGATCTCACATGAAAGGAGAAAGCATATAGTGATTAGGTTCCATTTTATTAAAGAACAAGTCATGAAGAGAATGCTTGAAGTTACCTATTGTCCAATCAAAATGCAACTTGCAAATGGTTTTACTAAGGCATTAAAAACTAACAAATTTGTATTTTTAAGGAAATATTAGTTATGGATTAATGGGGAAGTATTAGTTAGTTAATCCTTAACATGTGTTGATTGCTAGGATGTTAGTTGCATAACTAACTTATTAGTTAGTTATTGAGTTGGTTATGCTTGTTTCTTAATCAACTAGTTAGCTATAAATGTTGTAACTATTCATTGAGAATCAAACACAATTGAATCAGTTACATCATCATTATCATCGCCATCTTCTACCTATTATTTCTTCATTGTGTATATAAGATTGTTTGTAGATTAAGAAAACCATAGTTGTGCTAACATGGACAACAAAGACATTCTATGATTTACAGTCATTAGAACAATATAACTAAGTGCCTGATCAATTATCATGAAAGATGGTATTTGAAATATATTTAAAATTAGTTATTTAAACCATAGTAGTTATCTATATTAGTTCAATAACGCGTATTTGGACATCGCACAATAACCATTATAACCACTATAAACGCACACATACATTTGTGAGGTCTCGGGTTCAACATAGTAAATATTCTAATAAAGCGGATAAAATTTTACAAAAACCTCTAATTTAAAACAAGTATCATTAAGTGAAAGTACTCAATGCCTCAAAAAAGAAGAAGTTAAGTAACTTAAGATCATTCTCATAGGGTGTCAAGTTCAAATCCAAGCAGAGATGAAACCTCTTAGGACCATTAGCCATGGTGTCATCTTGATCATAATCATGAACTGGACCTGTTCTATGTTTTCTCATGTGTCCTCCAAGTGCTTGTCCAGTTGCAAATTGAAGCCCACAAATAGAACATATATGCAACTTGCCAGAAGAACCTTTTTTTCCAATTAGCTTAAGCTTATTGTGGCTAGCCCTATGTCCACCAAGAGCTTGAAATGAAAGGAATTCTTTACTACAGGTCTTGCACTTAAAAGCAGCACTCTTCATGGT from Lathyrus oleraceus cultivar Zhongwan6 chromosome 7, CAAS_Psat_ZW6_1.0, whole genome shotgun sequence encodes the following:
- the LOC127104487 gene encoding zinc finger protein ZAT18, translating into MKSAAFKCKTCSKEFLSFQALGGHRASHNKLKLIGKKGSSGKLHICSICGLQFATGQALGGHMRKHRTGPVHDYDQDDTMANGPKRFHLCLDLNLTPYENDLKLLNFFFFEALSTFT